Within Candidatus Nanopelagicales bacterium, the genomic segment CTAAGTACCACTGGGGCGAGTCCGGCCAATTTCGGCCGGTAAGGCACCTCACGCCTGAGCCCGTCAGCTAACTCGGTAAGCGAACTGAGGAAGGTTTGTCTTCGTATGCGCACGTCTAAAAAGAGCCTTGGCATGGGTGTTGCGGTAGCTACCAGTGCTGCACTTCTGATGCCAGCCGCAGCAGCAACGTCGACTGCAACGGCAGCGGATTCGACGCCTGTTGCGCGAACCGTCGTGCCAGCGGCCGCACCTGCAGCACCTGCAGCACCTGCTAAGCCGACATTGACCAAGGCCCAAATACGCGCAGCCAAACAGCGCGCCCGGGCGCGCGCCAAGCACTTGCGCGCCCTGAGCACCCGCAAGCGGCTCGTCCGCTTCGCCAAAACCCGTCTGCACCACCGCGGCCAGTACGTCGCAGGCGCATCGTCCGCCTGGCGCTTTGACTGCTCGGGCTTCACCAAGATGGTCTACAAGCATGTGACCGGCATCAACCTGC encodes:
- a CDS encoding C40 family peptidase, whose product is MRTSKKSLGMGVAVATSAALLMPAAAATSTATAADSTPVARTVVPAAAPAAPAAPAKPTLTKAQIRAAKQRARARAKHLRALSTRKRLVRFAKTRLHHRGQYVAGASSAWRFDCSGFTKMVYKHVTGINLPHYSGSQWRVKRAQKVSKRHLLPGDLLVWGPGGSQHVSMYIGRGKMIGANNPRSDVSISGINDSYWRPRYAGAARLIKG